A genomic region of Zea mays cultivar B73 chromosome 6, Zm-B73-REFERENCE-NAM-5.0, whole genome shotgun sequence contains the following coding sequences:
- the LOC103630411 gene encoding tubby-like F-box protein 8 → MSFRSIVRDVRDSIGSLSRRNFEVTAAAAAGGLSGRTAAQHRRGRSQSTVHELRDTRVVVQQDESRWASLPPELLRDVVRRLEASESAWPNRKHVVSCAAVCRAWREMCREIVLSPEVCGKLTFPVSLKQPGPRDGMIQCFIKRDKSKSTYRLYLCLSTAVLMENGKFLLSAKRSRRTTCTQYIISMDADNISRSSSTYIGKLRSNFLGTKFVVSDTQPPPYRYSGAAPPPPRAAGRRASRRFDSRKVSPKVPAPGGAGGGSYSIAQVTYELNVLGTRGPRRMHCVMRSIPASAVEPGGTVPGQPERILPRALLEEEQEEEEEDSSFRRTGTGTGTTSFSKSSASIMDRSVDFGGGSSSSFRDFSSARFSDIVDGGGGDGGQDRERPLVLRNKAPRWHEQLQCWCLNFRGRVTIASVKNFQLIAAAPSLQAQAPAAGAGAGAPPAPSSQPAPQDQDKVILQFGKVAKDMFTMDYRYPLSAFQAFAICLSSFDTKLACE, encoded by the exons ATGTCGTTCCGCAGCATCGTCCGCGACGTCCGAGACAGCATCGGCAGCCTGTCGAGGCGCAACTTCGAGGTGACTGCTGCAGCCGCCGCCGGCGGCCTCTCCGGACGCACCGCCGCGCAACATCGCAGGGGGAGGTCTCAGAGCACGGTGCACGAGCTCCGGGACACGCGTGTCGTGGTCCAGCAGGACGAGAGCCGCTGGGCCAGCCTCCCTCCCGAGCTCCTCCGCGACGTGGTCCGGAGGCTGGAGGCCAGCGAGAGCGCCTGGCCGAACCGCAAGCACGTCGTGTCCTGCGCCGCCGTCTGCCGCGCGTGGAGGGAGATGTGCCGGGAGATCGTGCTCAGCCCGGAGGTCTGCGGGAAGCTTACCTTCCCGGTCTCTCTCAAGCAG CCTGGGCCTCGAGACGGGATGATTCAGTGTTTCATAAAGCGCGATAAATCCAAGTCCACGTATCGTCTCTACTTGTGCCTGAGTACTG CTGTGCTCATGGAGAACGGCAAGTTCCTCTTATCAGCTAAAAGGAGCCGCAGAACAACCTGCACGCAGTATATCATCTCGATGGACGCCGACAACATATCGAGATCTAGCAGCACGTACATCGGAAAGCTGAG GTCAAACTTCCTGGGCACGAAGTTCGTGGTCTCAGACACGCAGCCGCCCCCATACAGATACAGCGGGGCTGCACCCCCTCCCCCTCGTGCTGCTGGGCGGCGGGCAAGCCGGCGATTCGACTCCAGGAAGGTCTCCCCGAAGGTGCCGGCCCCGGGCGGTGCCGGTGGTGGCAGCTACAGCATAGCCCAGGTGACGTACGAGCTGAACGTGCTGGGCACGAGAGGCCCCAGGCGGATGCACTGCGTCATGCGCTCCATACCGGCGTCCGCGGTGGAGCCGGGCGGCACGGTCCCCGGACAGCCCGAGCGGATCCTGCCCCGGGCGCTGCTggaggaggagcaggaggaggaggaggaggattcGTCGTTCCGCCGCACCGGCACCGGCACCGGCACCACCTCCTTCTCCAAGTCGTCAGCATCCATCATGGACCGGTCCGTGGActtcggcggcggcagcagcagcagcttccGCGACTTCAGCAGCGCCCGGTTCTCCGACATTGTCGACGGAGGCGGTGGAGATGGGGGGCAGGATAGGGAGAGGCCGCTCGTGCTCCGCAACAAGGCCCCGAGATGGCACGAGCAGCTGCAGTGCTGGTGCCTCAACTTCCGCGGCCGCGTGACCATCGCCTCGGTGAAGAACTTCCAGCTGATCGCGGCGGCGCCAAGCCTGCAGGCTCAGGCCCCCGCTGCTGGGGCTGGGGCTGGGGCTCCTCCAGCCCCGTCGTCACAGCCGGCTCCGCAGGACCAGGACAAGGTCATCCTCCAGTTCGGTAAGGTGGCCAAGGACATGTTCACCATGGACTACCGATACCCGCTCTCGGCCTTCCAGGCTTTCGCCATCTGCTTGAGTAGCTTCGACACCAAATTGGCCTGCGAGTAA